ATTTGGTAAAAGTAATAAGTGGCATCTATAAACGATAGAGTTCTCAAGTTGCAATATCAATTCTTCGGAATTGTATTGCTACCGAGATTTTGTTCTTAGGCAAATCGATTCAAGTGCAAGGTTGTTATGCAAGACCTTGTGAATTGAAATCGGGTTGTAATGTTTTTGGCTCCCGCTGGTCAATGTGACTTCGTGTGAGGTAAAAATTATTACGGCTAAGCTACTAAGGGCGTATGGGGGATGTCTTGGCATCAGATGGCGATGAAGGGCGTGGAAGACTGCGATAATCTTGGGGAAGTTGTCAAACGAGCGTTGATCCCGAGGTTCCTGAATTATCATATGCTGAATACATAGGCATATGAGGCACACGCGGTGAACTGAAACATCTCAGTAACCGCAGGAAAGGAAAGCAACAGCGACTTCGTGAGTAGCGGCGAGCGAAAGCGAATCTAGCCTAAACCGTCTTGCTTCGGCATGGCGGGGTTGTGGGGCTTGTCATTGTGGAGTTACAAAACTGTTTGTTAGAAGAATTCGTTGGAAAGCGAAACCATAGAGGGTGACAGTCCCGTATTTGAAAGTGAACAGACTTCCGACAAGTACCCGAGTAGGTCCGGCCACGTGGAATCCGGATTGAATCTGGGAGGTCCATCTCCTAAGGCTAAGTATTCTCTGATGACCGATAGTGAAAAGTAGGGTGACCGAAAGATGAAAAGAACCCCTGTTAGGGGAGGGAAAGAACCTGAAACCATACGCTTACAAGCTGTCGGAGCACGATTATCTTCGGATACGTGTGACGGCGTGCCTTTTGCATAATGATCCGGCGAGTTACCGTCAATGGCTCGATTAAGGCCTTCCGGGCCGAAGTCTCAGCGAAAGCGAGTCTGAATAGGGCGTTTTGTCAGTGGCGGTAGACGCGAAACCAGGTGAACTACCCATGAGCAGGTTGAAGCGCGGGTAAGACTGCGTGGAGGACCGAACCCACCTAGGTTGAAAACTGGGGGGATGACTTGTGGGGAGGAGTAAAAGTCTAATCAAACCTGGAGATAGCTCGTTCTCTCCGAAATAGCTTTAGGGCTAGCCTTGAGTTTACTACGTAATGGGGGTAGAGCACTGATTTGGACTGGGGGGCTTCCCGCCTACCCACCCTAGTTAAACTCCGAATACCATTGCGATTATCTCAGGAGTCAGTCCACGAGGGAGAAGCTTCGTGGTCGAGAGGGAAACAACCCAGACCGCCTGCTAAGGTCCCAAAGTTTTGCTAAGTCACTAAGGATGTTAGGATACTGTGACAGCCAGGATGTTGGCTTAGAAGCAGCCATCATTTAAAAAGTGCGTAATAGCTTACTGGTCGAGTGTTCTAGCACCGATAATGAACGGGAGTAAGTAAGACACCGAAGCAGCGGATTCAGCTTTATGCTGAGTGGTAGGAGAGCGTTCCAGTGCAGATACTAGCCGTACCGAAAGGAGCGGTGTTGGGCACTGGAAGTGATTATGCCGGAATGAGTAACGATAAAACAGGTGAGAATCCTGTTCGCCGCAAACCTAAGGTTTCCTGGGGAAGGTAATTCCGCCCAGGGTTAGCCGGTACCTTAGTTGAGGCCGAAAGGCGTAGACGATGGAGAGCAGGTTAATATTCCTGCGCCGGATATGTGGACCGATGGGGGGACGTTGTGTAGATTGTGATCGGGCTGACAGAAATGCCCGTAGGGGAAGACAAGGCTGTGGATAGGAAAATCCGCCACATCAAGCCAAGGCTTTCACTCGAGTCCAATGATGATGAAGTCATATGACGCATAACCAAGAAAAGCCTCTAAGGATTGAAGCATATCTGACCGTACTAAAACTGACACAGGTAGGTGAGGCGCGTAGCCTAAGGCGCTCGGGAAAACGCTGGTTAAGGAACTCTGCAAATTGACCCCGTAAGTTCGCGATAAGGGGTGCCTCTGATGGTTCACGCTGTCGGAGGTCACAGTAAATCGGCTCTGGCGACTGTTTACTAAAAACACAGGACTCTGCGAACTCGTAAGAGGATGTATAGAGTCTGACTCCTGCTCGGTGCCGGTAAGTTAAGGAAGAGGGTTAGCCTTCGGGCGAAGCTCGCAACCGAAGCTCCGGTAAACGGCGGCCGTAACTATGACGGTCCTAAGGTAGCGAAGTTCCTTGTCGGGTAAGTTCCGACCTGCATGAATGGAGTAACGACTGGAGCACTGTCTCAACCAGCGACCCGGTGAAATTGTAGTCGTGGTGAAGATGCCACGTACCCGCAGAAAGACGGAAAGACCCCATGAACCTTTACTGCAGGCTGATATTGGTACTAGATATGTTTTGTGTAGGATAGGTGGGAGGCTTTGAAACGGGCACGCTAGTGTTCGCGGAGCCGCCCTTGAAATACCACCCTGGACCTATTTGGTATCTAACACCGACCCATGAATCTGGGCGGTGGACAGTTTCAGTTGGGCAGTTTGACTGGGGCGGTCTCCTCCCAAAGAGTAACGGAGGAGTTCAAAGGTACCCTCAGCCTGGTTGGCAATCAGGCGTAGAGCGCAAAGGTAGAAGGGTGCTTGACTGCAAGACCTATAAGTCGAGCAGAGACGAAAGTCGGACTTAGTGATCCGGCGGTTCCGAATGGAAGGGCCGTCGCTCAACAGATAAAAGGTACTCTGGGGATAACAGGCTGATCACTTCCGAGCGTCCATAGCGGCGAAGTGGTTTGGCACCTCGATGTCGGCTCATCACATCCTGGGGGTGAAGAAGCTCCCAAGGGTTCGGCTGTTCGCCGATTAAAGTGGTACGCGAGCTGGGTTTAAACCGTCGTGAGACAGGTTGGTCCCTATCTTCTGTGGGCGCACGAAACTTGAGGGGTTTTCTCTTTAGTACGAGAGGATTTGGAGGGACGTACCTCTGGTGTTCCTGTTGTCACGCTAGTGGCACCGCAGGGTAGCTAAGTACGGTCAGGATAAGCGCTGAAAGCATCTAAGCGCGAAGCCTCTCCCAAGATTAGGTTTCGTTTGAGTCCCCTGGAAGACTACCAGGTTGATAGGCCGGATGTGTAAGGCGAGTAATCGTCTCAGCTGACCGGTACTAATGGACGAACGCTTAGCCGTTTTGATTTTTGCATCGAAAACGCTAAGGACAATAACTAAAGTTTACATTTGTTGCTTGTTACTTTTACCATTTTTAATACACCAGGCAGAGTAGTGCGGCCCTTGTGGTTGGCGACTCTGTCAATTCCGGTGACTATACCTGAGAGGCCACACGCGTTCCCATTCCGAACACGACAGTTAAGCTCTCAGGGCCGATGATAGTGCCCACCAGTGCGAAAGTAGGTCATTGCCGGATATTTTTAAAACTCCTTGCTCTTATGAGTAAGGAGTTTTTTTATGCGCGCTGCTTTGGAATTCAAGACTCCATCAAAACGGACAGAATCACGACTTGTTCCCATCTGTTCAAGGTTATCTGTTTGCCTGACGGCTCGGTTTACTTTACGAATCACTCTCAAGGCGTACAGATTTCACATAATTTGTCTGGGAATCCTGGTCCCATGATTGATAGATCTCGTGGGCCATGCTAGAATTTTCAAACATAATAAGCTTTAGAAAGAAAAAAGTGCTTGGTTTTCTTTCTACTTAATCGACCAATCAATTTCCCCCGGAAATCTCTGATTTCTCTTACTGATTCCAGACAATCGGATCTCATCTGTACTGGAAGCTGTCAGGGCTCCTGCAAACCATCGGATTTCCAGCTCATTTTGGTTCGACTGATTTCCTCAGTTGGATTCGTCCGTTGATTGTATTCTCATTTTATTCAGGAGTCATTTGTGTTGTATTCTTCTTCTCGTAAGCGCGGCTTTACTCTGATCGAATTGTTGGTCGTCATTGCCATTATTGCGATATTAATCGCACTGCTTCTACCTGCTGTTCAACAGGCACGCGAAGCGGCCCGTCGTAGTACCTGCAAAAATAATTTGAAGCAGTTGGGGCTGGCATTTCATAATTATCATGATACGCATCGGGTATTTCCGCCCGCCGCCATCAATCCAGGCAGTGCTAAATGTGCTTCTATTTATGCGACCGACAACATTATGAATCATACCTGTTACCAGATGCTGCTTCCATTTCTGGATCAGGCCCCACTTTACAACCTTTATAACTGGTCGACTCCCAGTGGGCCGGCAAAGCATTCCAGCTGTGGGCATACCACTCCTCCAACTGCATCGAATCAGTTTAGTCTGCTGGATGCCAATCTCCCTGTTTTTCTCTGTCCTTCTGACAGTGGAACTCCAATTGGAACAGAGCCCGGTGGGACTTATTATTCAAATGGTGCCCATCGGACCAGTTATGGTGTCGCTGCAAATCAGTACGATTCCGATAAAGCCACTTCGTTTCAGGGAGACAGCTATTCCAAAAAGGGAATGCTCGGCCTGAACGGGTCTGCGAAAATTTCTGCCATTACAGACGGTTCCAGCAATACTGTGATGCTGATTGAAACTCCGTTACTGAAAACCACCAACGGATCTGACACCTATGTTGGTTTTGGCCCTTTCTGGGATACATTTACTCATACACATTTCATTCGTCCGACTGGTCAGGGAATCAACCGGCCCCGCGATGCAACATATAGTCAACGGGTCTATGGCTGGGGCGCGGGAAGCTTTCACGTCGGTGGCGTTCATGTTCTGCTGGGAGATGGTGCCGTTCGTTTCCTGAGCGAAAATGCAGATATGACCGCGGTCGTTCAGTCGTTGATTTCCGTACGGGGTGGCGAAGTCATTCCGGAATTCTAAAAAGAAATCTGTCAAAAAAATACTTTTCCCGCTGCAACAATCATCTACTGCTGCAGCGGGATATTTCAACAAACAGATAACACGGCTGACCTGGCCGTTGTAGTTATGGTTGCTGCTCGAGAAAGACTTCGGTCAGTCAAACATGATAGAAGGAAAAGCAGGCTATGATCGCGAAAGTGCGTTCTCAGAAAATAAATTTGTGGTGCATGATCATCCTCTTGGGGATTTCCGGTTGTTTCGGTGGTGGGGAATCATTGCCGGAACTGGCGAACGTGACCGGAACGGTCACTCTGGATGGCAACCCTCTTCAGGGGGCGAATGTTCTATTTCAACCTCAGCAGGGGAAAACGGCTTTTGCGATGACCGATGAAAACGGTAAGTTTGAGCTGATGTATAGTCAAGATACAGCCGGAACTGTTCCGGGGAGTTATACGGTTAAAGTTTCTAAAGAGAAAAATCCCGAGGAACCTGGCAATAATCTGGTTCCCCCCAAATACAATGAAAACACGACATTGAAGGCGGATGTCAAATCCGGAGAGGAAAACGACTTCCAGTTTGACTTAACCAGCAAGTAAGTTTCAATAGAAAATTGACCGCTACCAGCAAACCTTACCCTCAGCGGGTAAGGTTTTTTTCGTCGACAGGGTTTACAAAAAGCAGAGATTTGATGGTTTCTCTATAGCGCTGGGTAAATGTGCGGAAGATCAGCTGGATTGGGGGAACGTCTCAGAACAAGTCACTCGGGATGGTGAACCCTTGAAAAATGTAAACGTTATTTTCAACCTGTTGAAGGATGGCGATGGGAAAATCGAAGCCCCCTGGCTAGAAGGTATTCGTACCTGACCGCTATAACCAGCAAACTGAACTGCAAAACGAGTTGAAAGCGGGGGAGAATACGATTCAGCTTGAGTTGAAGACTCCCTGATCCGATCAGTGGGATAGAGGATCGAATCAACACTATTTCATATCTGTGATTCGCTCTCACTTCAAAAAAGCTTTCCCCTGCCTGAGTAGGGCGTTAGGATAGAAATGACCGGTGTCTGTCTGCTGGCACTGAAATTCCTTTCTCCTTGAGCTGAAACAGGTTGTCGATATGCCCTCTCAAGAAGCAAAGACTCCAGACAAACTGCTTCAGCTGGTACTGGTTTGTGTGTTCGTTGCGGTCATTCTATTTCCGCTGGCTTCCTGGTGGAATCAGCGTCAGGCCCATGTTCTTCGGGAACTCGTCAGTCAGTCTTTAAAAGCAGAAGACTGGCCCGCCGCGGAGCAAGCTGCCAGAAAATGGACCAGGCGCGAACCGGAAAATTCAGACGCCTGGCTCGATTTGGCAGAAGCCTGTCGGCAGCAGAATAAATTTGTGGAGACCGCAGACGCGTTAGGGCAGATCAGTGATACAGACCCTCGTGTTTTAAAATCACTGGCCATTCGAACCGACCTGCTGCTTTCTGAATTGCAGAATCCGATTAAGGCAATCGAAACCTGCCAACGGATCTTGAAAATTGACCCCCGGGCTGATCGGGCAAGGCAGCGTTTGATTTATATTGATGCCATGATGCTGCGCCGGCTGGAGATGGTCAAAGAAATCAGGCAGGCGATGGAACTGCATTGCGAACCACCCGAGGCCTACATCTATTTGTTGCTTTCCGATTCACTGAATTTCGGTAATGGGGCACCTCTTGTTTCCAGCTGGCTCAAAAGTGATCCCAAGAATGAGGATCTGCAAGTCGCGATGGCGATCTACGTTGCCCGGAGTGGGAGTCATCGATCGATGGTCTTGAATGATTCAAAAGTCATCAAAGGGGGAGATCAGTCGCTGATTGCGAATTGTTTGGAAAAATTCCCCAGTAATAAAGAAGTACTCGCTTTTTATCTGGAAAAAAATCTGGAACAGGGAGACCTGGAACGCGTTGCGGAATTACTGGAAGCGGTACCCGCGGATGCAGAGGATGATAATCGATTCTGGAGATTCAAAGGTCGCTTTCTCGCGCTAAAAAATCAGATTGATCTGGCAGAAGAATCCTATCGACAGGCGCTGAAACGGAATCCCTATGACTGGTTGTCCCGACTTGGTCTGGCGGAAATCTTAAGGCGGAAAGGAAATACCAGTGAAGCACAGGAAATGGCCCGGCTTGGTGCCAAAGGGAAAGCGTTTTCAAAAGAGTTGATGCAACTTGAAAATCCCAAAGCAATCAACCTCCCGTTATTGCAGGAGATAGGAGAATATGCGCAGGATTGTGGAGACAAACAAGTCCTGTTTTCTATTCAGAAGCGGCTCGATATAACTACTAAATAATTAGCAGAAAGTGACTGTATGCATGTTGTTTTGTGTACTTTTGCTGTGATTTCTGGTACGATTTATGACAAATGCATGAATATTACGCTTGATCTTGGAGAAAAAAACCTTATTGATAGTTAATGTAAATACCTTTTATTATTTGTGATTACTGTTTGAAGGGCCATTAAATTGAACAAGAATCGTATTGTAAGGCTATGCGGATCATTTTCACTTCTAATTTGTTTTAGCTTTGCTTTAACAGGTTGCGGTGGTGGTGTAGACGATGCTCCCACTTTGTATCCGGTAAAAGGGACCATCAAAAAAGATGGGACAGGGATCAAAGATGTCCGGGTCTCTTTTGTACCTGCCGAAGATGGGATTCCTGCTGTCGGCGTCTCTGGTGAAGATGGCAGCTACGAATTAAGTAATCCTAAGGGAGGCAAAGGAGCCCAGCCCGGCACTTATAAAGTCGTTCTCTCGGTGACCGCAGATGAATCCAGTTACTCTGGTGGCGGTGATCCCAGTAAAGCAAAATTACCATTTCCAAAATCTTACACTTCAAAAACTACAACTCCTAAAATTGCTGAAGTGAAAGAAGGTGAAAACGTCGTCGATATTGAATTCTGAACATGATCTGGTGAATCAATCGCACCACGATGAGAAGTGTTCTTCTATAAAGTATATTTCTGAATTTAATTGTGATTTCATGTCACTTTTGTCCTTTCTTTTCTTTTCTTTCAGGAGCGCCATTTTATGAGAAGAGTTTCATCCTTATTTCGAATGCGACAGCGAGCATTCACATTAATTGAATTGCTGGTTGTCATTGCGATCATCGCAATTTTGATCGCCTTGCTATTACCTGCCGTTCAGCAGGCACGTGAAGCGGCACGTCGTTCTACCTGTAAAAATAATATGAAGCAGTTAGGGGTTGCCATTCACAACTACCATGAAACACATGGGACGTTTCCTCTGAACTACGATGCTACCCGTAGTCCGGGTCAGATCGGGTGTTCGGTTTCCTGGATTTCCATGACACTGCCGTTTATGGATCAGGCACCTCTGTATAATCAAATGAACTTTGATGACATTACCAATACGTCAGGCTCTGCCTCTAATAATCCAGGTATGGACAGTGTTTCCAATGATTCGGCCAGGACGACTCCTATTCCGATATTACTCTGTCCCAGTAACCCGCAACCCAAATTGGCCAGCCTTGCGATGCACTACGACTACGGAGGGAATAATGGGAATTCACGCGCTCTCCAGGCAGCTAGAACCGATTACGTAGGCAGTATGGGCTTTATCTGGACTGGTTGGAAAGACTGTGGTGATACGGGGCAGAATGGTGCACCATGGATCGACCCAGGCAGAGACATCACCCATAACGATCTCAGTCGTGTTGGTGGTCTTTTCTGGTGGCGTGGTTCCGCTCGCATTCGCGATATTGTTGATGGTGCCTCAAACACGGTTGCCATTTATGAAAATCATCACTGGAACTTCAGCAAGAAATTTCCATCGGAAATTAATAAATGTGCTGCCTGGATTAGTCCTTTAGGAGCCATTGATACCCACACCTCGGCTATCAATGCTGATCCTGAAGAAGTCGCAGCAGGCAATGGGGCAGACGATACGCGCTGCACCAACTGGAGCAGTACCCACGTCGGTGGAGCGCACTGTTTGTTGACAGACGGATCCGTTCGCTTTGTCAGTGAAAATCTGGATCTTGGGATTAATAAAGCATTAGTTACCAAAGCAGGTGGTGAAACATTAGGTGAGTTCTAATTCACTGTTCACTTCATGTTTAGTGCAGAATGAATCACAACCTCCCCTCCAGATCTGGTGGGGAGGATTTTTTTACCGATTCATTTATTGTACTGAAGCGACTACACAGTCTGTATTCTTTTTAGAGCCTGAATCGTGATCATGTGCCCGAATCTGGATCGAACGGGGCGTTTATTTTTCACATTTCTTTTGTTTCCGCTTCTTGTCTCCTGTGATTTGATCGATGACAATTCGTCTCCAGACAAAACGGCGTCGCACGAAAAAACTGTGAATTCTCCCCCGAGTAAATCAAAATTCTCCCAGGGACTCACCTCGGATGTCTTTAGAGAGGAAACGATTGACCGGTCTCACATAGAGGTTCCGCAATTCCGTGATGTGCATGCGCAGGCAGGAATTGAATTTGTCTATGAGAATGGTGCCAAAGGGGATCAGCTCATGGTAGAAGCAATTGGTGGGGGCGCTGGTTGGCTTGATTATGATCGGGATTCCCTGATCGACGTCTATTGTGTCCAGGGAGGCGACCCGGTTTCCCATTCAGCGGAGCTGGGGCAGAACCAGGTATTTCGAAATCGGGGCAATGGTATCTTTGAGAAACTTCCTGCAGAAATCGGTGCTGCAAATGGGGGATATGGTCAAGGGGTCACCATCGCAGATTTTAATAACGATGGTTTTGATGACATCTATGTTTCGAATGTCGGAAAAAATGCATTCTACCAGAATATGGGAGATGGGACCTTTGAAGATATCTCGGAGGCTTCGGGGACAACCAATTCATTGATTTGGAGTTCCAGTGCTGCCTGGGGTGATTTGAACCGGGACGGAAATCTCGATTTATATGTCTGCAATTATGTCAAATTTGATGTGCGGAACCCCAAGTTTTGTACTGACAAGAAGGGCATTAAGCGGATCTGTCATCCGAACGAAATGGAAGCCGAGTACAATGAGATTTATTTCAGTCTGGGAAATGGTCACTTCAAGGTAGCCGGGGATGAGTGGGGGTTACGTGGCGAGGACGGGAAATCGCTAGGGGTTGTCATTGCTGATCTGGATCAGGACCAGTATTCCGATATTTATGTTGCCAATGATGTGACTCCCAATTTTTTGTTTCTGAATCACGAAGGGCAGTCTTTTCGAGATGCAGCGATCGAAAAAGGCTGCGCCATGAGTGGAGACGGCAATAATCAGGCCAGCATGGGGATTGCCATCGGTGATTATGATCGCAATGGATTTCTGGATTTGTATGTCACTCATTATACTGATGACTTCAACACACTCTATGCAAATCTGGGCGAAGCAGGATTTTATGATGCCACAAAAACGACTGGGTTACACCAGCCGACGATTCCATTTCTTGCCTTTGGGACCATTATGGGCGACTTCAATCATGACCGTCACATGAATCTGGTTGTGGCGAATGGACATATCGATCGCATGGAAGACCTGGGCTATGCCTGGAAGATGTCACCATTTTTATTTTCTTATCAGGGAGGCCAGTGGGTCGACTGCAGTGCAGACGCGGGTCCTTATTTCCAACGGCAGTTTATTGGTCGTGGGATCGCAGCCGGCGATTATGATAATGATGGTGATCAGGATCTGTTTATTGTAAATCAGACCGAGCCCGCGGCACTTTTGCGGAATGATTCCCAAGGCAATCACTGGTTAAAAGTGATGCTCACCGGGACGATCAGTAATCGGTCCGCCATTGGCACCAAGGTGGAGGTCAGGCAGAACGGCGAACGGTTTTATCAGGAAGTCGTGGGAGGCAGCAGTTACGCTTCCAGCAGCCAATATGCACTCTTTTTTGGTCTGGGAAAGATGGATGCTGACTGTCAGGTCAAAATTACCTGGCCCAGTGGAGAAACGCAGGTGCTGGAGCAGGTTCCCGTTGATCAGGTTCTGAAGTTGATCGAACCGGCGGCATCCGATTTAACGTTGAGGAAGAAACGGTTGTAGTTTTTTCTGGTGTTGCTGGCTGAGTTCCGTTTGTCCCCGTTGTTCGTATACCTGGGCCAGCCAGCCGTGTAATTGCCAGATCGAAGGGTTAATCTTGAGTCCGCGGTTTGCGTACTCGATGCCTTCATCGAATTGCTGTGTCAGCCCCAGCATGTGTACCAGTCGTCCATAAATCAGGCTGCGCCAGGGATTGATTTCGATAAAGCGTTTTCCGTATTCAATTCCTGATTTGTAATCCCCCGTGTCATGACAAATCTCCGTCAGTTTCCGTAATGCGGTTTCTGAATTCGGATTCACTTTCAGGGCGCGTTCTAATATCGCTTTTGCTTTTGCTTTCTCGCCAAGCAGGTTATAAGCCAGGCCAACTTGTGTGATTAAATCTTCATCTGTACTATCTTTGTGTAATAAAGGCAGCAGGAGTTGCAGGGCCTGCTGTGCATATTTTAAGTCATTTCTGGTTTCAGCCAGTGAGACGTAAAAGAAGCCTCGTGCACGCTGGATGTCATAAGCGGCATTTTCATCTTCGGGTTTTCGAAAGTCAGAAAATCGTTCTGTTTGAGCAGATGTTTGAGGCGGCTGATTTTTATGTCTAATGATGCGATGGTCCGTTAAAGAAGTATGCGGGACTGAAAAGGCAGATCGCTTGGGCATATGGCAGGAGATACAAGACTCTTTCGCCTGTTCAGGAGAATCTTCGGGCCGCGTACATTCGGTTGTTGACTCGCCATGGCATTTAAGGCAGCGCGATTCAAAATACGAGATGCGCTCTGACTTGCTGGGGAATTGATGAGGATCGTGGCATGAAATGCACCCCATCTGACCTGCGCTCTTTAGATAGCATTGGCTACGATGCATTTGTTCGACCTGACTGACAGCCTGGGTATCTCCCGTGTCGGTGATGCGATCTCCTTCCTGAAATACAATCCATAAATCTTCAATCAGATTGCCAGGGCGAAAATCGAACTCACCGCGACCGTAGCGAAGAATGCGGCCTTCACCTGTCAGGTGACATTGATAACAGACCGCGTCCCGGGCAGCCGGGGATAAGTTGATCGGATTTACAATCGGATCGGGCTTCTGTTGCTTTTCACTGGCTAAGTGCCATTGAATATGTGGTTCTCCGGGACCATGACAGCGCTCACAACCGATGGCGGTTTCTTTGAATGGGGTGGGATCAAAGTGGTCTTTGATTCCTTTTGTTTTGGAAACCGAGCCAATATGGCACTGGATGCAGCCATCAATCAGCCGTCGCTCAAATTGCTTGTGATGCCCGGGTTGATAGCCGGGAGAGAGATCCCAGCGTTGCTTGCCGGTATACCAGGAAATGGGCGACATGAACAGCAGCCCTGCATGGTTGATGACATAGGATCGCCCCCGTTTGCCTGAGCCGATGGCAAAGTCAATCGGCTCGGATTTGTCATAGACCAGCTCCTCTTCCGGCGTCATGCGTTTTTCATGATGATAGACTTTGCCCTCTTTTTTCTCGACTTCATACACGTGTGTCAGGGGAGACTGGAAACTGGTTTTGTGTTCGTAATCTTCAAAGACTAAGTCTCCAAGGACTGGCTGCGAGGAAAACGACATCGGATGTGATTGATAGGTCTTGCAAATTTCTGCATGGCATTCCTGGCAGGCCTGGCTTCCCACATAGCCTTCCGTCGAGGGCGCGGGCGGGATGGTGTGAACCAGGCTGAATTTCTCTTCCTGCGGATTCTCTGATGGCGGAGCAGAATGGGGCGTGTTCTCTTTGGGGTCGGTGCGTAAATACAGACCAGCCGTCACAAGTGTGACCGAAAAAAAGAGAACGATAATCAGAGACCATTGAGAACGCGTCATGGTTGTGGATTCACTGTTTTCTGTCAGAACTCAGTCTGAGAGGATTTTGCAATTGCGTTGTAGTAATCCCATCATAGCTTTTTCCGGATCTTGTAAAAACCGGTCAGGGACTTCCATCCCAGGAGAAAAGTAAAGATCCAGAGCAGGTAGTTTAATGTTCCGGGAAGGAAATACGTTTCGACGGGCAGCCAGGCATAAACGATGAATCTGGGACGAACGAGCCAACTGTAGGGGATTGCCAGCGAACTGCGGATCATGGCAAATGCAACGACGAGTGTGTAGAAAAACAGATACAGGCTCCCCGCGATGATCGTTGCTTCCCCATAGTGAATCAGAGTGATCGTCGTAAATGTCACAACAAGCTGGTCTGAGATTGTATCGGTAAAGGAACCGCGATTGCCGGCGATTTTCTGAAAGCGAGCCAGGGGACCATCGATTCCATCCAGTAGCACATGCAGCAGAAGCAAGCTGAACGCCAGTAGTTTTGCCTGATCCCAAGGCATTCCATAGCTAAAGCAGAAGCCGATTCCGCAAAGCAGAGACAGGCCGGTAAGGTGATTGGCGGTAATACCCCATTGCACAAACCGTTTTAACAACGGCAACAGCAGCAGATGGCGGCGGGACTGCGAGGCATCCATCATCGCCTGCTCGCCACTGGCATAAACAGAGACCTTACTTTTGGTTGGATTGGGGGGAGAGCACATGTTTTCAATCCCTTGTGTTCAGAACCAAAGTGACCTGCTGAGCTTAAACGCCTTCATTGTCTTGAAACAGTTGATCCAATGCGCCGGATGCTTTCACTTCTTCAAAGTTTCTGCGAAACGTTTTTTCCGATTCGGGATCGAGGTGTGGGGGGTGTCCGTGTTCTCGGATGTATTCCCCCAT
This window of the Gimesia fumaroli genome carries:
- a CDS encoding CDP-alcohol phosphatidyltransferase family protein, which translates into the protein MCSPPNPTKSKVSVYASGEQAMMDASQSRRHLLLLPLLKRFVQWGITANHLTGLSLLCGIGFCFSYGMPWDQAKLLAFSLLLLHVLLDGIDGPLARFQKIAGNRGSFTDTISDQLVVTFTTITLIHYGEATIIAGSLYLFFYTLVVAFAMIRSSLAIPYSWLVRPRFIVYAWLPVETYFLPGTLNYLLWIFTFLLGWKSLTGFYKIRKKL
- a CDS encoding tetratricopeptide repeat protein, which translates into the protein MTRSQWSLIIVLFFSVTLVTAGLYLRTDPKENTPHSAPPSENPQEEKFSLVHTIPPAPSTEGYVGSQACQECHAEICKTYQSHPMSFSSQPVLGDLVFEDYEHKTSFQSPLTHVYEVEKKEGKVYHHEKRMTPEEELVYDKSEPIDFAIGSGKRGRSYVINHAGLLFMSPISWYTGKQRWDLSPGYQPGHHKQFERRLIDGCIQCHIGSVSKTKGIKDHFDPTPFKETAIGCERCHGPGEPHIQWHLASEKQQKPDPIVNPINLSPAARDAVCYQCHLTGEGRILRYGRGEFDFRPGNLIEDLWIVFQEGDRITDTGDTQAVSQVEQMHRSQCYLKSAGQMGCISCHDPHQFPSKSERISYFESRCLKCHGESTTECTRPEDSPEQAKESCISCHMPKRSAFSVPHTSLTDHRIIRHKNQPPQTSAQTERFSDFRKPEDENAAYDIQRARGFFYVSLAETRNDLKYAQQALQLLLPLLHKDSTDEDLITQVGLAYNLLGEKAKAKAILERALKVNPNSETALRKLTEICHDTGDYKSGIEYGKRFIEINPWRSLIYGRLVHMLGLTQQFDEGIEYANRGLKINPSIWQLHGWLAQVYEQRGQTELSQQHQKKLQPFLPQR